From one Lotus japonicus ecotype B-129 chromosome 3, LjGifu_v1.2 genomic stretch:
- the LOC130749063 gene encoding uncharacterized protein LOC130749063 isoform X4, which produces MANTRRELLDRWRGIEKEEEENADDDNLHPSKLRRLHLLKEQWFADAYNFLICLPCEDHIWCGFWDIMGPLLETFYNYFKDDRQDSPLRRLWKRMSDEMRHCLQCISQHHQAQDMYDMEYESSSIGPLLDILQKLDYERVTSHLRDINAKVTGEEYDSGRDNAEVVNVLYEVLMFPLLLDYQPLFTEFELFVEAIDNKHELVLSGHQQFPGVYALLFCKRSVRSVGYRLAGSMGKLRRATDLEPLQPLLKKFIGSLEADALPLDLETSPRIQLDRVSSWIGIKSLLGFLDPPTFEEGILERYPFFLDIVLNHISGDSLEFSHAVTCLRQLFEMLGCKLWLRSTLSPSVMHNTLIGQCFHTRNEKIHKDIFGLFQPFLQSLEALQDGEHEKQRRHFLYFLLHQVPVSSNFSILTRKLACQIALLVVHRGYKMNPPCPPFECAHMWGPSLVSSLKDSSLHSSLRQPAFDLVETIIVSDATALIYSVLNCGTASSTVSSMTYEVIDLDNENDIWLPNILLDGEEQDSSTNSSWSQFSMQSGITSQVFREWMCIPMLWVDVLVDTNLSLLPISVSKAVFWARSHFPMVELESSAEMVLPVMSCLSSFAAELSSSFGWKVPTGSDDGGDGNKSKNSVEVLTMSCPLIRTFKRLTTHFLVQMRQGELRSRWIWEPLMSESLILSLLDPNDDVRQFGKSMLEQVSDTRGLSCGLQFLCSNKSSLYATTLGFKHAMKLVQLDSVLLKFHTLHHFWFLLCKLLKDGGLPAPELPENTPSELRVPRFSSQGGFLKQPDFDSLPVDIDKHVIDVELKTKEKFSCLLSEMAWPIFCRCLVKGKEFIDYNLCQMTCVRLLEIFPVLVDQLHLFGGKDPGNFTMLVKNKLGFKWLHDLMEWGKSSLKVVIVYWKRAITYLLNLFKSSYDKTSLSTIMIIENLISTDAYSLEELTEQVSGLSVSLSREGTHNFQEANVNPKSLISESWPIKKNCFTSHIHSSSMEDIGVQIVDSKMTPDEKDTETVIILSDDEVEPQDLSKKVILSVSEAGHHISDGNKIPCYAGNTLPTPDLAIQNVSYKKTSNEMKETFQRKDNTEVFSLSSQKQDSRYVHDKLEATSFVDSEGSDSCRGEASSKSKVRINLAKNSSEAVNAKNLSKACRSTTSKTADTMSSTGYKQLSDSQNSEDDLLKTAFKSVERIQLHVPKPTSVLRRQVIQLRTPLENRSGGLHKLEDPVKRFKPPRLDDWYKPILEIDYFATAGLSSARKDENKIVNKLKEVPVYFPSPEQYVDIFRPLVLEEFKAQLQNSFFELSSWEEMFYGILSVISVERVDDFHLVRFVHDDGDSATCRSFSENDLLLLTKDHPQKSSHDVHMVGKVERREKDYKRSLSIVLIRFYFQNGSSRLNLARRNLTERSKWHAYRLMNITPQIREFHALSSVKYIPLLPLILNPTKDSSCLDECKKIDLSKLCQSLQRTLRSSFNVSQLEAISDAIGRAKPKKTVELSLIQGPPGTGKTQTIVAIVSALLASSPQKMNCLQNSLNENLNQNSFSTTYSRPKISQSGAIARAWQDAALARQLNDDLQSSSKSSENCMRQRVLICAQSNAAVDELVSRISSHGLYGSNGKMYKPYIVRVGNAKTVHPNSLPFFIDTLVDQRVAEERMHSNDGKNDLRIDSSAGLRSNLEKLVNSIRLYEAKRANVRDGNSNVKSQPHGDSHMGHEKEMSDAEIEMKLRKLYEQKRQIYKDLSNVQAQEKKANEETKSLKTKLRKSILREAEIVVTTLSGCGGDLYGVCSERILSSKFRGSSEHTLFDAVIIDEAAQALEPATLIPLQLLKSSGTKCIMVGDPKQLPATVLSNVASKFLYECSMFERLQRAGHPVIMLTEQVQCFRLCHPKDDIKEQKTSPEFIAVTIYAVRPDQ; this is translated from the exons ATGGCGAATACTAGACGGGAGCTACTGGACCGGTGGAGAGGCAtcgagaaagaagaagaagaaaacgcCGACGACGATAATCTTCATCCCTCTAAGCTTCGTCGCCTCCACCTCCTCAAAGAACAATG GTTTGCAGATGCATATAATTTTCTAATATGTTTGCCGTGTGAAGATCATATCTGGTGTGGCTTTTGGGATATAATGGGCCCCCTTTTGGAGACCTTTTACAATTACTTCAAAGATGACCGCCAAGATTCACCTCTTAGGCGGTTATGGAAGAGAATGTCTGATGAAATGAGGCACTGCTTGCAATGCATTTCTCAGCATCATCAAGCCCAAGACATGTATGATATGGAGTATGAGTCCAGCTCTATCGGTCCTCTTCTCGATATCTTGCAAAAGCTTGATTATGAGAGGGTGACATCACACTTGAGAGATATCAATGCTAAAGTAACAGGGGAAGAATATGATTCTGGTCGTGATAATGCTGAAGTTGTTAATGTCTTGTATGAG GTATTGATGTTCCCACTCCTCTTAGATTATCAGCCTCTATTCACTGAGTTTGAGTTGTTTGTTGAAGCTATTGATAATAAGCATGAACTGGTTTTGTCTGGGCATCAACAATTTCCG GGAGTGTATGCATTACTTTTTTGCAAGAGAAGTGTTCGTTCTGTTGGATATCGCTTAGCAGGGTCAATGGGAAAACTGAG GAGAGCAACGGACTTGGAACCTTTGCAGCCCTTACTTAAGAAATTTATTGGCAGTTTAGAGGCAGATGCTTTACCACTGGATTTGGAGACTTCACCTAGAATTCAGCTGGATCGTGTGTCTTCATGGATTGGTATCAAATCACT ACTTGGCTTCTTGGATCCTCCAACTTTTGAAGAAGGGATATTGGAACGTTATCCCTTTTTTCTTGATATTGTACTCAATCATATCAGTGGTGATTCACTTGAATTTTCACATGCTGTTACTTGCTTGAGACAACTTTTCGAAATGCTAG GTTGTAAGCTTTGGTTAAGGTCTACATTGTCTCCAAGTGTAATGCACAACACTCTAATTGGTCAATGCTTCCATACTCGCAACGAGAAAATCCATAAAGATATTTTTGGTCTATTCCAACCTTTTCTACAG TCTCTTGAAGCTTTGCAAGACGGGGAGCATGAAAAGCAACGTAGgcattttctctattttctcctCCATCAAGTGCCAGTGAGCAGTAACTTCAGCATTCTAACAAGAAAATTGGCATGTCAG ATAGCACTTCTTGTTGTACACCGAGGTTACAAGATGAACCCGCCCTGCCCTCCTTTTGAGTGTGCACATATGTG GGGGCCTTCCCTTGTTTCATCTCTGAAGGACTCCTCGCTTCACAGTTCTCTCAGGCAACCTGCTTTTGACCTTGTAGAGACTATCATAGTATCAGATGCTACTGCTTTAATATATTCAGTGCTGAATTGCGGCACAGCTTCAAGCACTGTTAGTAGCATGACATATGAGGTCATTGATTTGGATAATGAAAATGATATTTGGTTACCAAATATTCTTCTAGATGGTGAAGAGCAGGATAGTAGTACTAATAGTTCTTGGAGTCAATTCAGTATGCAGAGTGGGATAACTTCTCAAGTCTTCCGAGAGTGGATGTGCATTCCAATGTTATGGGTTGATGTTTTAGTTGATACCAATCTCTCACTCCTTCCAATCTCAGTTTCGAAAGCTGTTTTCTGGGCACGATCTCATTTTCCTATGGTAGAACTTGAGAGTAGTGCAGAAATGGTGCTTCCTGTCATGTCTTGCCTTTCATCTTTTGCTGCAGAATTATCCTCTTCATTTGGGTGGAAGGTTCCAACTGGCTCTGATGATGGTGGAGATGGAAACAAATCAAAAAACTCAGTTGAAGTGTTGACTATGTCTTGTCCTTTGATAAGAACATTTAAAAG GTTAACAACACATTTTCTAGTTCAGATGAGACAAGGAGAGCTTCGAAGTCGGTGGATTTGGGAACCACTGATGAGTGAGAGCTTGATCCTTTCGCTTTTGGATCCGAACGAT GATGTTAGACAATTTGGAAAGTCTATGTTGGAACAAGTGTCAGATACCCGAGGTCTTTCATGTGGATTGCAGTTTCTTTGTTCTAACAAGTCCTCGTTGTATGCAACTACTTTGGGCTTCAAACATGCTATGAAACTG GTTCAACTGGATTCTGTTCTATTGAAATTTCATACTCTACATCATTTTTGGTTTCTTTTATGCAAATTACTCAAAGACGGAGGTCTACCTGCTCCAGAGTTGCCTGAAAATACACCTAGTGAGTTAAGGGTGCCTAGATTCTCTTCACAAGGCGGGTTTCTGAAGCAGCCAGATTTTGATTCTCTGCCTGTGGATATCGATAAACATGTTATCGATGTCGAATtgaaaacaaaggaaaaattTAGTTGCTTACTATCTGAAATGGCATGGCCTATTTTCTGTAGGTGCCTGGTAAAAGGCAAGGAATTTATTGATTACAATCTTTGCCAG ATGACTTGTGTTAGGTTACTTGAGATTTTTCCTGTTCTTGTTGATCAACTCCACCTTTTTGGTGGTAAAGATCCGGGGAATTTCACAATGCTGGTAAAAAATAAATTGGGTTTCAAATGGCTTCATGATCTCATGGAATGGGGGAAGTCATCACTTAAAGTTGTAATTGTTTACTGGAAGCGAGCCATTACTTATTTACTGAATCTGTTTAAAAGTTCTTATGATAAGACTTCTCTGTCAACAATCATGATCATTGAAAATCTTATTTCGACTG ATGCTTACAGCTTGGAGGAATTGACAGAACAAGTGTCTGGCCTGTCTGTCTCTCTGTCTAGGGAAGGCACTCATAATTTTCAGGAGGCAAATGTGAATCCCAAATCATTGATATCTGAAAGCTGGCCTATTAAAAAGAACTGTTTTACTTCACATATCCATTCTTCATCCATGGAGGATATAGGTGTACAAATTGTGGACTCGAAAATGACACCTGACGAAAAGGATACTGAAACTGTAATTATTCTTTCGGATGATGAAGTGGAACCACAAGATCTTTCCAAGAAGGTCATTTTATCAGTTAGTGAGGCAGGCCACCACATATCTGATGGCAATAAAATACCCTGTTATGCTGGTAATACTTTACCAACTCCTGACCTTGCTATCCAGAATGTTTCTTACAAGAAAACTTCCAATGAAATGAAGGAGACCTTCCAGAGAAAGGACAATACTGAAGTTTTCAGCCTTTCTTCTCAGAAACAAGACTCTAGGTATGTACATGATAAGCTTGAGGCCACTTCATTTGTTGATTCAGAAGGCTCAGACAGTTGTAGGGGGGAAGCTAGCTCAAAATCCAAGGTTAGGATCAATTTGGCAAAAAATTCTTCCGAAGCTGTCAATGCTAAAAATTTGAGTAAAGCTTGCAGGAGTACAACTTCCAAAACTGCTGACACTATGTCAAGTACTGGTTATAAACAGTTAAGCGATTCTCAGAATTCTGAAGATGATCTGCTAAAGACTGCATTTAAATCTGTGGAACGTATCCAGTTGCATGTACCAAAGCCTACTTCAGTCTTGAGAAGACAGGTGATTCAACTCAGAACACCTCTTGAAAACAGATCTGGAGGTCTCCATAAATTAGAGGACCCagtgaaaagattcaagccacCAAGGTTGGATGATTGGTATAAACCTATTCTTGAAATTGATTATTTTGCGACAGCTGGATTGTCATCTGCAAGAAAAGATGAAAACAAAATTGTTAACAAATTAAAGGAAGTTCCTGTATATTTTCCATCACCTGAACAGTACGTGGATATATTTCGGCCATTGGTTTTGGAGGAGTTTAAAGCACAGTTACAAAATTCTTTTTTTGAATTGTCTTCATGGGAGGAGATGTTTTATGGAATCCTTTCTGTGATTTCAGTGGAGAGAGTTGATGATTTCCATCTTGTTCGTTTTGTCCACGATGATGGTGATTCAGCAACATGCAGGAGCTTTTCAGAAAATGACTTGCTTTTGCTAACAAAAGATCATCCACAAAAATCTTCTCATGATGTTCATATGGTTGGAAAG GTGGAAAGGCGTGAGAAAGACTATAAAAGAAGTTTAAGTATTGTTCTCATCCGGTTCTATTTTCAAAATGGTTCCTCACGTTTAAATCTAGCTAGAAGGAATCTCACTGAACGAAGTAAATGGCATGCATATCGTTTAATGAACATTACTCCACAAATTCGAGAATTTCATGCATTGTCGTCAGTAAAATACATTCCCTTGCTTCCACTCATTTTAAACCCTACCAAGGATTCCTCTTGTCTTGATGAATGCAAAAAAATAGATCTCAGTAAATTGTGCCAGTCATTGCAGCGGACTCTGAGATCATCATTTAATGTTAGTCAACTTGAAGCAATAAGTGATGCTATTGGAAGGGCTAAACCAAAGAAAACTGTTGAGTTATCTCTTATTCAGGGTCCTCCAG GAACTGGGAAGACGCAGACTATTGTTGCGATTGTCAGTGCCCTTCTAGCTTCTTCTCCACAAAAGATGAATTGTCTACAAAATTCCTTAAAtgaaaacttaaaccaaaattCTTTTTCTACTACCTATTCGAGACCAAAGATTAGCCAGAGTGGTGCCATTGCAAGGGCATGGCAGGATGCAGCCTTGGCTAGACAATTAAATGATGATCTCCAGAGTTCATCAAAATCTTCTGAAAATTGTATGAGACAAAGAGTGCTTATCTGTGCTCAATCTAATGCTGCTGTGGATGAATTGGTATCAAGAATTTCTAGCCATGGTCTTTATGGAAGTAACGGGAAAATGTACAAGCCTTATATTGTGAGGGTTGGAAATGCAAAAACAGTCCATCCAAATTCTCTGCCATTCTTTATTGACACACTTGTTGACCAACGTGTAGCAGAAGAGAGGATGCATTCAAATGATGGGAAGAATGATTTGAGGATAGATTCATCAGCGGGGCTGCGGTCTAATTTGGAGAAACTCGTTAATTCTATTAGGTTGTATGAAGCCAAGCGTGCTAACGTAAGGGATGGGAATTCTAATGTTAAAAGTCAACCACATGGCGACTCTCATATGGGGCATGAAAAGGAGATGTCTGATGCAGAAATTGAAATGAAGCTGCGTAAACTATATGAACAGAAAAGACAAATATATAAAGATCTTAGTAATGTGCAGGCTCAGGAGAAGAAAGCCAATGAAGAAACCAAGTCTCTGAAGACTAAGTTGCGGAAGTCTATTCTAAGGGAAGCTGAAATAGTGGTAACTACACTAAGTGGATGTGGTGGGGACCTTTATGGAGTTTGCTCGGAGAGAATTTTAAGCTCCAAGTTTCGGGGTTCATCTGAACATACCCTCTTTGATGCTGTTATAATTGATGAAGCTGCtcaa gCTCTTGAGCCAGCTACTTTGATTCCTCTTCAGCTTTTAAAATCAAGTGGAACCAAATGCATTATG GTTGGTGACCCAAAGCAGCTTCCTGCAACTGTACTATCAAATGTTGCAAGTAAATTTCTTTATGAGTGCAGCATGTTTGAACGTTTACAAAGGGCTGGGCATCCTGTTATTATGCTCACTGAACAG GTTCAATGTTTTAGGTTATGTCACCCTAAAGATGACATAAAGGAACAGAAGACTTCCCCAGAGTTTATAGCAGTGACAATTTATGCAG tgAGACCAGATCAATGA